A window of Rattus norvegicus strain BN/NHsdMcwi chromosome 14, GRCr8, whole genome shotgun sequence contains these coding sequences:
- the Bend4 gene encoding BEN domain-containing protein 4 isoform X3, with product MEALGPDRFLVQPPDLGQQDPKAGQTSQRPVPSPSSCSFSEGGGCSFLLEELAVPPLHSGDPALTSRYHPLRALRELGGHAGGRRELLSKARTLPATAAASRPQRREPGPHLFHLSPPGRPPGIGEAGCQSALGGSPPRGGSEMPGSATGSGGGGGHGADTRLPAGARRGRAGGRAAEPPPEPRAGRAGPQTRHGARDAGGGGGAQRAPHLQAARPLQRPQDVPQPAAGAGQALRQTLSARAVARAAVPAAAAAAAAALRLARRRAHQQQRAAAVPDAAVLPGRVRPGPRRRRRLLVVAVLHTRRAPGPPEDSGATAAAAAAAAPRGPRRLVVVVLRRRRQVRPWPGERRGQQRRG from the exons ATGGAAGCTCTAGGCCCTGACCGCTTTCTTGTTCAGCCGCCAGACCTGGGACAGCAGGACCCTAAGGCAGGACAAACCTCCCAGAGGCCTGTGCCAAGTCCTTCAAGTTGTTCTTTTTCGGAAGGTGGGGGGTGTAGCTTCCTTCTAGAAGAACTTGCTGTCCCACCCTTGCACTCGGGCGACCCCGCCCTAACTTCTAGGTACCACCCCCTTCGTGCACTCCGAGAGTTGGGAGGTCACGCAGGAGGGCGCCGGGAACTCCTTTCCAAAGCTCGGACCCTGCCGGCAACCGCGGCCGCCTCACGTCCACAGCGGAGAGAGCCGGGACCCCACCTCTTCCACCTGTCCCCACCGGGACGCCCTCCAG gCATTGGCGAGGCGGGCTGTCAATCAGCGCTGGGCGGCAGCCCCCCGCGCGGGGGCTCGGAGATGCCAGGCTCGGCGAcaggcagcggcggcggcggcggccacGGCGCAGACACACGCCTTCCCGCCGGCGCGCGCCGGGGTAGAGCAGGCGGCCGGGCGGCCGAGCCACCTCCGGAGCCGCGCGCGGGGCGGGCAGGGCCTCAGACTCGGCATGGAGCCCGAGATGCAGGCGGCGGAGGAGGGGCCCAGCGCGCCCCGCATCTACAAGCAGCGCGGCCCCTACAGCGTCCTCAAGACGTTCCCCAGCCGGCGGCCGGCGCTGGCCAAGCGCTACGACAGACCCTCTCTGCTAGAGCTGTCGCCCGCGCGGCCGTccccgctgccgccgccgccgccgccgccgcccttCGCCTCGCTCGCCGCCGTGCCCATCAGCAGCAGCGAGCCGCCGCCGTTCCCGACGCAGCCGTCCTACCCGGCCGGGTCAGGCCGggcccccgccgccgccgccgcctcctcgtCGTCGCCGTCCTGCACACCCGCCGCGCCCCCGGGCCACCCGAGGACTCCggcgccaccgccgccgccgccgccgccgccgcccctcGCGGCCCCCGCCGCCTCGTCGTCGTCGTCCTTCGCCGCCGTCGTCAGGTACGGCCCTGGCCCGGCGAGCGGCGCGGGCAGCAGCGGCGCGGGTAG